GATGGCGCCGCGTTTCAATCCTTTCCCGGCCGCCGCGCGGACCTCGCTCTTCGATCAGATCGGTCATTCAATCGGTGACGACGCCGCCGACAAGCTGATCGCGGATTTCGGCGGCCGCCGCTTGTACATCCCGGTAGCTCCCGCACCCGGCGACCTGGTCACGCGCTCCATTGGGCTGCCCGCGGCGCTGGCGATGGCGCGCGTGTTTGGTGGCGATCGCCTGTTGATTCCGGTCACCAGCAATCAGGCGCGCCGGCGCGTGCGAATTGTCGCGATGCGTGCCGACCACGTCAGCATCTCGCGCATCGCCCACGAACTCCGATGCACTGAGCGATACG
The DNA window shown above is from Candidatus Binatus sp. and carries:
- a CDS encoding helix-turn-helix domain-containing protein; this encodes MNAVPSRMPALDRALSMAPRFNPFPAAARTSLFDQIGHSIGDDAADKLIADFGGRRLYIPVAPAPGDLVTRSIGLPAALAMARVFGGDRLLIPVTSNQARRRVRIVAMRADHVSISRIAHELRCTERYVYKVLALYRAPETPAAAPAASTSAPIAERLKRGPIKQRF